The Lactobacillus sp. ESL0680 genome has a segment encoding these proteins:
- a CDS encoding copper-translocating P-type ATPase, with protein sequence MKITTRFWTALVLSLPMLVEMVLQPLTGWMLPGDKWTMLVLTTLIMLISAGPFISSAWASFKKHHANMDTLVALGTLTAYLYSIYAMFKQQPVFFESAAFVITFVLLGQVLEAKMRSNASDAIGKLANLQAKDALVKRDGQFVQVPIAEVIAGDVIQVKPGQKIPVDGVVVSGMSNVDESMVTGESMPTSKKPGDQVVGATINQNGTFEFKAQKVGRDTMLAQIVAIVKKAQNSHAPIQNLTDRVADIFVPAVLIIAIATFLIWYLLLGKSVGTALVFAVSVLVIACPCALGLATPTALMVGTGLGAKKGILIKNGEVLEAANNLTTIVFDKTGTITAGQPQVTDIIGDKQVLEVAASLEKLSEHPLAASVLQAAKKAKVQLQLVDNFRAIEGKGVTGTIAGKEAMVGSQAMMSAIMSPNIAAQIMTFEQEAKTVIVVALADKIIGLIAIQDVPKKNSSQAITQLKAAGLKTIMLTGDNSQVAHAIAQQVGIDEVIAGVLPTEKAAAIQKLQETDRVAFVGDGINDAPALTQADVGIAMGSGTDVAIDAGGIVLVKNDLMDVVRALKLSRKTFNRIKLNLFWAFIYNVLGIPIAAGLFAGVGLILSPELAGLAMAFSSLSVVISSVLLGKAKI encoded by the coding sequence ATGAAAATTACGACGCGCTTTTGGACGGCGTTAGTTCTGTCTTTGCCAATGCTAGTCGAGATGGTACTTCAACCGTTAACTGGTTGGATGCTTCCTGGTGACAAATGGACCATGTTAGTTTTGACAACATTAATCATGTTGATTTCTGCAGGGCCATTCATTAGCAGTGCCTGGGCATCATTTAAAAAGCATCACGCTAATATGGACACTCTGGTTGCGTTAGGAACATTGACCGCATATCTTTATAGCATCTATGCCATGTTTAAGCAGCAGCCAGTTTTCTTTGAAAGTGCGGCCTTTGTGATTACCTTTGTGCTGCTCGGGCAAGTATTGGAAGCAAAAATGCGCAGTAACGCTTCGGACGCGATTGGCAAGTTGGCTAATTTGCAAGCAAAGGACGCGCTTGTTAAACGGGATGGTCAATTTGTGCAAGTGCCAATCGCTGAAGTCATTGCGGGTGATGTAATCCAAGTTAAACCGGGGCAAAAGATACCAGTTGATGGTGTCGTTGTATCCGGCATGTCCAATGTTGATGAGTCAATGGTCACGGGTGAAAGCATGCCAACCAGCAAAAAACCAGGCGATCAAGTGGTTGGTGCGACAATCAACCAGAATGGTACCTTTGAATTTAAGGCACAAAAGGTTGGTCGTGATACAATGCTCGCGCAAATTGTGGCAATTGTGAAAAAGGCGCAGAATAGTCACGCACCCATTCAAAATTTAACTGACCGTGTTGCCGATATTTTTGTGCCCGCAGTTTTAATAATTGCCATTGCCACCTTTTTAATCTGGTATCTGTTACTTGGCAAAAGCGTCGGCACAGCCTTAGTTTTTGCCGTTTCAGTCCTAGTTATTGCCTGTCCATGTGCTCTTGGTTTGGCTACACCAACAGCATTAATGGTGGGCACGGGTTTAGGTGCCAAAAAGGGCATTTTAATTAAAAATGGTGAGGTACTGGAAGCTGCCAATAATCTAACGACAATTGTATTTGACAAAACTGGCACAATTACCGCCGGTCAACCGCAAGTAACTGATATTATTGGCGATAAGCAGGTTTTGGAAGTTGCCGCTAGTTTGGAAAAATTGTCGGAACACCCGCTAGCTGCGTCCGTTTTACAAGCTGCTAAAAAGGCCAAGGTTCAATTACAGTTAGTAGATAACTTTCGTGCAATCGAGGGTAAAGGTGTGACTGGCACAATTGCTGGTAAAGAGGCTATGGTTGGCAGTCAGGCAATGATGTCCGCTATAATGTCGCCTAATATTGCGGCACAAATTATGACTTTTGAACAAGAAGCGAAGACGGTCATTGTAGTTGCCTTAGCTGATAAAATTATTGGTCTGATTGCTATTCAAGATGTACCTAAGAAAAACAGTAGTCAGGCAATTACCCAGCTTAAAGCAGCAGGGCTAAAAACCATCATGTTGACTGGCGATAATTCTCAAGTAGCGCATGCAATTGCCCAGCAGGTAGGGATTGATGAAGTTATTGCCGGTGTTTTACCAACTGAAAAGGCAGCAGCGATTCAAAAACTGCAGGAAACAGACAGAGTTGCCTTTGTTGGTGACGGCATTAATGATGCCCCTGCATTAACACAGGCCGATGTTGGGATTGCAATGGGCTCTGGCACTGATGTCGCGATTGATGCTGGTGGTATTGTCTTAGTGAAAAATGACCTAATGGATGTTGTACGAGCATTAAAGTTGAGCCGCAAAACTTTTAACCGCATTAAACTCAATCTGTTTTGGGCATTTATCTATAATGTATTGGGAATACCAATTGCGGCTGGGTTATTTGCCGGCGTTGGCCTAATACTCAGTCCGGAATTAGCTGGACTGGCAATGGCTTTTAGTTCATTATCGGTAGTTATTAGTTCAGTCTTGTTAGGAAAAGCAAAAATTTAG
- a CDS encoding GNAT family N-acetyltransferase, protein MIRHAKITDSAAIQKINCAQLGYDYPLIKTQANIKRLLADHHHLILVAEDAHTGKITGYIHAELYQETYFDPMLNIMALAVAKDAQNRGIGTELMTAVEKYAQQHKITAIRLNSSTSRTEAHQFYAKIGYSFDKTQKRFSKKL, encoded by the coding sequence ATGATTAGACATGCAAAAATAACAGACAGTGCTGCCATTCAGAAAATAAATTGCGCGCAGTTGGGATATGATTATCCCTTGATTAAGACCCAAGCCAACATCAAGCGATTACTCGCTGACCACCACCACTTAATTTTAGTGGCAGAAGACGCTCACACAGGTAAAATCACAGGTTACATTCACGCGGAGCTTTATCAAGAAACTTACTTTGATCCCATGCTCAATATCATGGCTTTAGCTGTAGCCAAAGATGCCCAAAATCGCGGCATTGGTACTGAATTAATGACCGCAGTTGAAAAATATGCCCAACAGCACAAGATAACAGCTATCCGTTTAAATTCCAGTACTAGCCGAACCGAAGCACATCAGTTTTATGCTAAAATCGGCTATTCATTTGACAAAACCCAAAAACGCTTTTCAAAAAAGTTATAA
- a CDS encoding antibiotic transporter permease produces the protein MIATQFSSLSFLHNWRTKLVYFFLTPLIDMLLLVLITTQYTGKFNWTVGIASIAIDAARLSLQTMNELLVKDANLRIDVEMVTKRPFSPRYWLSKALVALLVGSLLAIINFFLAFCLGAPMAIIIRALVMLPILCIDGIILGFTAWTISWQMNDPYFAQNLFSSLIELVSGILVIITAYPTWLAKIALLFPFYGPVNLIKTGHGNLAAGYLIIIIWLLIGLISYIIQLKQIRQTKGHWY, from the coding sequence ATGATTGCTACCCAATTTTCTTCACTATCTTTCTTACATAATTGGCGCACGAAACTAGTTTATTTTTTCCTGACGCCTCTAATCGATATGCTATTGTTAGTCCTAATTACCACGCAATACACTGGTAAATTTAATTGGACTGTTGGTATTGCCTCAATTGCGATTGACGCCGCACGATTATCATTGCAAACCATGAACGAATTACTAGTCAAGGATGCAAATTTGCGCATTGATGTTGAAATGGTTACTAAAAGACCATTCAGTCCACGTTATTGGCTCAGTAAAGCATTAGTTGCGCTACTTGTTGGCAGTCTACTTGCAATAATCAACTTTTTTCTAGCCTTTTGCTTAGGAGCGCCAATGGCAATTATTATTCGCGCCTTAGTAATGTTACCGATACTGTGCATTGATGGCATTATCTTAGGCTTTACTGCTTGGACTATTTCATGGCAGATGAATGATCCTTACTTTGCACAAAACCTGTTCAGCTCATTGATTGAACTTGTTTCTGGTATTTTGGTAATCATCACAGCCTATCCAACTTGGTTAGCCAAAATCGCCTTACTATTTCCATTTTATGGCCCAGTTAACTTAATTAAAACTGGACATGGTAATCTCGCAGCTGGTTATTTAATAATTATCATTTGGTTGCTAATTGGCCTAATCAGCTATATAATTCAGCTTAAACAGATTCGTCAAACCAAAGGACATTGGTACTAA
- a CDS encoding ABC transporter permease — MRFLRLFLFHVKDYLSDQYFIWLTITSTTAIFLMQYTIAYAHHNLNNPMLWLQSGIFGMWSSCTTVAGCISFEKYKGTLPYLLNNQYDERASLITLLLPASAYGLFAFPLSFLLAKILGIATGSVSLQLILTIVLLWLGAATMGILIASFLTLTTDAMVYETLIGTPIILLAGLFGSAKILKPITNFSQWLIPITAPIATLTRQADFNWLAYCFSLGLWLLLIGIIVRRVNFLARKKGALKII, encoded by the coding sequence ATGCGTTTTCTTCGTTTATTCCTCTTTCACGTTAAGGACTATCTGTCTGACCAATATTTTATTTGGTTGACAATTACCAGCACAACTGCGATATTTCTAATGCAATACACAATTGCCTATGCTCATCACAACCTAAATAATCCCATGTTGTGGCTCCAAAGCGGCATTTTTGGAATGTGGTCATCTTGTACAACCGTCGCTGGCTGTATCAGCTTTGAAAAATATAAGGGAACATTACCTTATTTATTAAACAACCAGTATGATGAACGTGCATCCCTAATCACACTGCTATTACCAGCTTCTGCCTACGGCTTGTTCGCCTTCCCACTCAGCTTTTTATTAGCAAAAATCCTTGGCATTGCTACCGGCAGCGTTAGTTTGCAATTAATCCTTACCATTGTTCTATTATGGCTCGGCGCGGCTACAATGGGCATCTTGATTGCCTCATTTTTAACCTTAACAACAGACGCAATGGTCTACGAAACTTTAATCGGAACACCCATTATCCTGTTAGCTGGCTTATTTGGCAGCGCCAAAATTCTGAAACCAATAACTAATTTTTCACAGTGGCTAATCCCAATTACTGCACCAATTGCAACGTTAACTAGACAAGCTGATTTTAATTGGTTGGCATACTGCTTTAGCCTCGGTCTATGGCTGTTGTTAATCGGTATTATTGTCCGAAGAGTCAACTTCTTGGCTAGAAAGAAAGGAGCTCTGAAGATTATCTAA
- a CDS encoding ABC transporter ATP-binding protein produces the protein MENILSVKHLKKTYENGQQTFNALVDVSFTIAKGEIVSLLGPNGAGKTTTVSIIGGYLIPTSGQVFVNGQEVTTAKRRPRMGVSFGGELGFYRNATAKQNLAFFADLAKIPYRQQKAEIERVLEIVALKNVANKKIGTFSKGMTQRLHIARALLGQPDLLLLDEPTSGLDVEIAKSIRDTIKYLASNGISILLTSHTMTEVEALADRIVLLGSGKVFATGSVDDIVNLSKVDHIDRPATLEESYLALAPQLRRN, from the coding sequence TTGGAAAATATATTATCAGTTAAACACTTAAAAAAGACTTATGAAAACGGCCAACAAACATTTAATGCTCTTGTTGACGTTTCTTTTACAATTGCTAAGGGTGAAATTGTCTCGCTCTTAGGACCAAACGGTGCTGGCAAAACCACTACCGTATCAATTATTGGCGGCTACTTGATCCCTACTTCTGGACAAGTCTTTGTCAACGGTCAAGAAGTCACTACTGCAAAAAGACGACCCCGAATGGGCGTTTCCTTTGGTGGTGAATTAGGCTTTTATCGTAATGCTACTGCTAAACAAAACTTAGCATTCTTTGCCGACTTAGCCAAAATTCCCTATCGTCAGCAAAAAGCTGAAATTGAACGCGTTTTAGAAATTGTCGCTTTAAAAAATGTCGCTAACAAAAAAATTGGTACATTTTCAAAAGGTATGACCCAAAGACTGCACATTGCTCGCGCACTCTTAGGGCAGCCTGATTTATTACTGCTTGATGAACCAACAAGTGGTCTTGATGTTGAAATTGCCAAAAGCATTCGGGACACAATTAAATATCTAGCAAGTAATGGCATTAGCATCTTACTAACCAGCCACACAATGACTGAAGTTGAGGCCTTAGCTGACCGCATCGTTCTACTTGGTAGTGGCAAAGTCTTTGCTACAGGTAGTGTTGACGACATTGTTAACTTGTCAAAGGTCGACCACATTGATCGGCCGGCAACGCTAGAAGAATCATATCTTGCCTTAGCACCACAGTTAAGGAGGAACTAA